Proteins found in one Agaribacterium sp. ZY112 genomic segment:
- the hmpA gene encoding NO-inducible flavohemoprotein has translation MELSKDEITRVKNTVPLLEEAGVAVSEYFYKSMFEKNAELKNIFNLSNQASGRQQFALFNIVVAYAKNLENLDKLSNDVERTAHKHTSLNVAPEHYKVVGYHIIETLRHFLGDAFSKETEKAWLKAYLQLADIFINREEQIYSSSENKTGGWKGTRDFVVLEKEIESKLVTSFYLAPVDKGPIADYRPGQYIGIELKPQTSDYTEVRQYSLSDAANQSSYRISVKRESEPNEGIVSNYLHDSIHVGSHVKLTPPTGDFFLQETHKPIVLISAGVGITPMMAMLEHLHKQNHSESVTFLHACDNEKQHSFQDRVKTICLKHKWEHHTWYWESSIQNSHVHTGLMNFNDIQRPLSDSIYYLCGPLGFMKFAKDSLSDLGVKEQNIHYEIFGPFAEL, from the coding sequence ATGGAATTAAGTAAAGACGAAATAACACGAGTCAAAAATACAGTCCCCCTACTTGAAGAAGCTGGCGTAGCTGTAAGCGAATATTTTTATAAATCAATGTTTGAGAAAAACGCTGAACTAAAAAATATTTTTAACTTAAGCAATCAGGCCTCGGGTAGACAGCAGTTTGCTCTATTTAACATAGTTGTGGCCTACGCAAAAAACCTAGAAAATTTAGACAAACTATCTAATGACGTTGAACGTACCGCTCATAAACATACAAGCCTAAATGTAGCTCCTGAACACTACAAGGTTGTTGGTTATCACATTATAGAAACCCTTAGGCATTTCTTAGGAGATGCCTTTAGTAAAGAGACAGAAAAAGCGTGGCTAAAAGCTTATTTACAACTAGCGGATATTTTCATCAACCGAGAAGAACAGATCTACTCTAGCAGTGAAAATAAAACAGGCGGCTGGAAAGGCACTAGAGACTTTGTCGTATTAGAAAAAGAGATCGAGTCAAAGCTCGTCACCAGTTTTTATTTGGCTCCTGTAGACAAGGGCCCTATTGCTGATTATCGCCCTGGTCAATACATAGGCATCGAACTCAAACCACAAACAAGTGATTACACAGAGGTTCGACAATACTCTCTATCAGATGCAGCCAATCAAAGTAGCTACCGGATTTCAGTTAAGCGTGAAAGCGAGCCCAACGAAGGAATTGTTTCAAATTATTTACATGACAGCATACATGTTGGAAGCCATGTTAAGCTGACACCACCCACTGGAGATTTCTTTCTACAAGAAACACATAAGCCTATTGTATTAATCTCTGCAGGGGTTGGCATCACCCCCATGATGGCGATGCTAGAGCACCTACACAAACAAAATCATTCCGAGTCAGTCACGTTTTTACACGCATGTGACAATGAAAAACAACACAGCTTTCAAGATAGAGTGAAAACAATTTGCCTTAAGCATAAATGGGAGCACCATACTTGGTACTGGGAAAGCAGCATACAAAATTCACATGTACACACGGGCTTAATGAACTTTAATGACATCCAACGACCGCTTAGCGACAGCATATATTATCTATGCGGCCCCCTAGGCTTTATGAAATTTGCTAAAGATAGCCTGAGTGATTTAGGGGTAAAAGAGCAGAATATTCACTACGAGATTTTTGGACCATTTGCTGAACTCTAA
- a CDS encoding cytochrome b, with translation MKDTHARFSHITISLHWLLALGMIVMLPFGIYIESLEGGPEKWGYIAQHKSFGVLILAFALLRFTWRMKNGFPKALTEAKAWEKPLASLTHWVLLLGTLFMPISGILMSIGGGHPVALFGWELIASGDKNETLGQLGHAVHGLGSKVLILFILLHIAGAFKHQFLDKDGTIMRMLGKKIDM, from the coding sequence ATGAAAGATACCCACGCGAGATTTAGCCATATCACCATCAGTTTACATTGGTTATTGGCCTTGGGCATGATTGTGATGTTGCCTTTTGGTATCTATATTGAGTCATTGGAGGGAGGCCCTGAGAAGTGGGGCTATATTGCTCAGCATAAAAGCTTTGGTGTATTGATTCTGGCTTTTGCGTTATTGCGTTTTACTTGGCGTATGAAAAATGGCTTTCCTAAAGCCCTTACTGAAGCTAAAGCATGGGAGAAACCACTAGCGAGCTTAACGCATTGGGTTTTATTACTAGGCACCTTGTTTATGCCTATCTCCGGTATTTTGATGTCTATAGGCGGTGGCCATCCTGTTGCACTGTTTGGTTGGGAGCTGATTGCTAGTGGCGACAAGAACGAAACGTTAGGTCAGTTGGGGCATGCTGTCCATGGTTTGGGTAGTAAGGTACTTATTCTGTTTATCCTTTTGCATATCGCGGGCGCTTTTAAACATCAGTTTCTCGATAAAGATGGCACCATTATGCGTATGCTTGGTAAGAAAATAGATATGTAG
- a CDS encoding DUF6172 family protein: MKKTYSLVHPKIKAARIVDSIKHDIKKFQSNARKQDLPSGASYWSFDCKFGYSEEAAAAVHPGELKKCIDEAASANSEAIYIEVVSKPVFANQEDEQY; the protein is encoded by the coding sequence ATGAAAAAGACTTATTCTTTAGTCCACCCTAAGATCAAAGCTGCGCGTATCGTTGATAGCATTAAGCACGATATTAAAAAATTTCAAAGTAATGCTCGTAAACAAGATTTGCCTTCAGGTGCTAGCTACTGGTCATTTGATTGTAAGTTTGGTTATAGCGAAGAGGCCGCTGCGGCCGTACACCCCGGTGAGCTAAAAAAATGCATTGATGAAGCAGCCTCTGCCAATTCTGAAGCTATTTATATTGAAGTCGTGAGTAAGCCGGTATTTGCCAATCAGGAGGACGAGCAGTACTAA
- a CDS encoding SGNH/GDSL hydrolase family protein, translating into MKRRFLILTSIIAAALFVSACGGTAQKEEAPAADMGSSPESQFSPTPDHSPSLDPSPAPSSELRREPRSSVSEAVNVVFIGGSITEGAAATPLDQAWSYLVADWLEQYYQQGINSRNIAVSGTNSQYATFRVERDLVGFIPDLVFIEFAVNDPMDRVFVVKHMDALVYKLRAINPDVVLVSVATTASWFGASVRNGQEPYNVEFSREAAEQNNLIYIDVGSALWQQVLSESLAITSYLPDGVHPNNQGHRLYADAVISALEPQLIGAKGLGQTTTTLMASGLEHATIQAASTVSDHSCVHQTIGLVCELGQSFQFDFSGSVIGLELMKISDGGQMTCSVDDGGQTRVAFWDRFAQSYDRLAATMLFDELAEGQHRLSCQVNSTVLREGSAESSGHKAVIVGLMVAE; encoded by the coding sequence ATGAAACGTCGATTTCTAATACTTACATCTATTATTGCAGCCGCTTTGTTTGTGAGCGCATGTGGAGGCACGGCGCAAAAGGAGGAAGCTCCTGCTGCCGACATGGGTTCCAGCCCAGAGTCACAATTCAGTCCAACTCCCGATCACTCGCCTTCTCTTGATCCCAGTCCTGCGCCTAGCTCTGAACTTAGGCGTGAGCCCAGATCTTCTGTATCAGAAGCTGTTAATGTGGTGTTTATTGGAGGCTCCATTACGGAAGGCGCCGCCGCAACGCCGCTTGACCAAGCGTGGTCTTACCTCGTTGCAGATTGGCTAGAACAGTATTATCAACAGGGCATCAATTCACGAAATATCGCTGTCAGTGGTACGAACTCGCAATACGCTACCTTTCGTGTTGAGCGTGACTTAGTTGGCTTTATTCCTGATCTGGTGTTTATTGAATTTGCAGTGAATGATCCTATGGATAGGGTCTTTGTGGTCAAGCATATGGATGCCTTAGTTTATAAATTACGGGCCATAAACCCCGACGTTGTGCTGGTTTCGGTTGCTACAACCGCTAGCTGGTTTGGCGCTTCTGTGCGCAATGGTCAAGAGCCCTATAATGTTGAGTTCTCTCGTGAGGCAGCCGAGCAAAACAACCTTATTTACATTGATGTAGGTTCCGCCCTTTGGCAGCAGGTACTTTCAGAGTCGCTAGCGATCACAAGCTATCTTCCAGATGGTGTGCACCCTAATAATCAAGGCCATAGGCTCTATGCTGACGCGGTCATTTCGGCTTTAGAGCCCCAGCTTATTGGTGCGAAGGGTTTGGGGCAGACAACGACGACGTTGATGGCATCGGGTCTAGAGCATGCAACTATTCAGGCCGCTTCAACGGTCAGTGACCATAGCTGTGTTCATCAAACTATCGGACTTGTGTGCGAGCTTGGTCAGAGCTTTCAGTTTGACTTTAGCGGTTCAGTTATTGGTTTGGAGTTGATGAAGATCAGCGATGGCGGGCAAATGACATGCTCGGTGGATGACGGAGGGCAGACGCGGGTTGCCTTTTGGGATCGCTTTGCTCAAAGCTATGATCGCCTTGCTGCGACCATGCTGTTTGATGAACTTGCCGAAGGTCAGCACCGTTTAAGTTGCCAAGTTAATTCGACCGTATTACGAGAAGGCTCAGCCGAATCTTCCGGTCATAAAGCGGTCATAGTCGGTTTGATGGTGGCTGAGTAA
- a CDS encoding DUF1697 domain-containing protein, whose translation MNKYVLLFRAINVGGKNLMPMKELKDLLESMDYQSVASYIQSGNVVFQAQKKPKLDELKLKLEQHFGFSPQLILLSEAEFNAVAEANPYQQCEPKTAHIYFCKDRPKLDEENLESVKKESEAYTVGEKAFYLHAPEGIGRSKLVANIDKLLAVAATGRNLNTVLKLQALCTKG comes from the coding sequence ATGAATAAATACGTATTGTTGTTTCGTGCTATTAATGTTGGCGGCAAGAATCTGATGCCAATGAAAGAGCTTAAGGACTTGTTAGAGTCTATGGATTATCAATCTGTGGCTAGTTATATTCAAAGTGGGAATGTTGTTTTTCAGGCACAAAAGAAACCTAAGCTGGATGAGTTAAAGCTCAAGCTAGAACAGCACTTTGGTTTTAGTCCGCAGCTGATCTTGTTGAGTGAGGCTGAATTCAATGCTGTTGCAGAGGCTAACCCTTATCAACAGTGTGAGCCCAAAACCGCACACATTTATTTTTGTAAAGATCGACCTAAGCTAGATGAAGAGAACTTAGAGTCTGTAAAAAAAGAGAGCGAGGCCTATACCGTGGGCGAGAAAGCCTTTTATTTGCATGCTCCTGAAGGCATTGGTCGCTCTAAACTGGTTGCCAATATCGACAAGCTACTTGCTGTTGCTGCAACGGGGCGCAATTTGAACACCGTGCTAAAGTTACAGGCTTTATGTACTAAGGGTTGA
- a CDS encoding polysaccharide deacetylase family protein: MNSLFKASSLLFDQTSNRSLCLGFLTLFFLHLNKVDAGEIALTFDDAPKPDSTLMTGQERTDLLINNLASVGVNEVWFLVTTQNINEQSRGRLKRYSDAGHKLANHSHSHRSANKTAVSTFLDDVQHAKSILSDFDSVQPFFRFPFLHYGNDAESITALQSGLQAMGYQNAYVTVDNYDWYIDSLLNKAKEQGRQIDWQAAERLYVDVLWQAIRFYDKLAIDTLGRSPRHVLLLHENDSAALFIPALVKRIEAEGWQIISPTKAYQDPIADSGLVTHLPSVLFHKQGRVAALAREAGRSIDELRAGNENMEALNALFDKYRVLKPSVSMITSSEAINVVDKP; this comes from the coding sequence ATGAACTCGCTGTTTAAAGCCTCGAGCCTGTTATTCGATCAGACTAGCAACCGCTCACTATGTTTGGGATTCTTAACGCTGTTCTTTCTGCATCTTAATAAGGTGGATGCGGGTGAAATTGCATTGACCTTTGATGATGCGCCAAAGCCCGATAGCACGTTAATGACGGGGCAAGAACGAACCGACTTATTGATTAACAACTTAGCTTCGGTAGGTGTTAATGAGGTTTGGTTTTTAGTGACAACTCAAAATATAAATGAACAAAGCAGGGGGCGGCTTAAGCGCTATAGTGATGCTGGGCATAAGCTTGCTAATCACAGCCATAGCCATCGTTCTGCTAATAAGACCGCGGTGTCTACATTTTTAGACGATGTACAACACGCTAAAAGCATCTTAAGTGACTTTGATTCTGTTCAGCCTTTTTTTCGGTTTCCTTTTTTACACTACGGTAACGATGCCGAGTCTATTACTGCTTTGCAGAGTGGTTTGCAAGCGATGGGCTACCAAAATGCTTATGTCACTGTAGATAACTATGACTGGTATATCGATTCGTTGTTAAATAAAGCCAAGGAACAGGGGCGGCAGATAGATTGGCAGGCAGCAGAGCGGTTATATGTTGACGTGCTTTGGCAGGCTATTCGGTTTTATGACAAGCTTGCTATCGATACACTCGGTCGCTCACCTAGGCATGTTTTGTTGTTGCACGAAAATGATAGTGCAGCTCTCTTTATTCCTGCTCTAGTTAAACGTATAGAGGCCGAAGGTTGGCAAATTATTTCGCCAACAAAAGCCTATCAAGACCCAATAGCAGACTCTGGCTTGGTGACCCACCTTCCCAGTGTGCTGTTTCATAAGCAGGGGCGTGTGGCAGCCTTAGCTCGTGAAGCAGGCCGTTCAATTGATGAGCTTAGAGCGGGCAATGAAAACATGGAAGCGCTGAATGCTTTGTTCGATAAATACAGGGTACTCAAGCCTTCGGTATCAATGATAACCTCGTCCGAAGCTATTAATGTTGTAGATAAACCTTAG
- a CDS encoding sulfatase-like hydrolase/transferase, with translation MAKTVILLFYLLLTPLFTHLLQAAEQKTGLQLAQEPVQEARKTPNVILIMADYMGYADIEPYGAKDIQTPSLNRLERESLLFEGHHTSAPMCIPARLSFSELGL, from the coding sequence GTGGCTAAGACGGTTATTTTATTATTTTACTTATTATTGACGCCGCTGTTTACTCACTTGTTACAAGCGGCCGAACAAAAAACTGGGCTACAGTTGGCTCAAGAGCCAGTGCAAGAGGCGAGAAAAACACCCAATGTGATTTTGATCATGGCCGATTATATGGGCTATGCCGATATTGAGCCCTATGGTGCTAAAGATATTCAAACGCCATCACTGAACCGTTTAGAGCGAGAAAGTTTGTTATTTGAGGGGCACCACACTTCTGCTCCTATGTGCATTCCCGCTCGGCTATCCTTTTCTGAACTTGGCCTATAA
- a CDS encoding alpha/beta hydrolase, with translation MNFIRLVLSKTYVVGLLLTSNIYAKDHNLGQSSIIHTQTLELASTQGKHVYSLHIHLPKDYNYSKSDYPIVILSDADFSFPLISGVSTLMGARDTLPFIAVAISYSKGDSAQLSRTRDYTPTYAPNERGAHSLEAQKYSGQASAYMDYIEKDVLPYLLKHYRIDLTNKIYAGHSFGGLLGLSILFERPELFDQYIIGSPSLWYDNAAIFNLEKNYAKNNKDLAANVLMYIGANENKNRHKNMVDDVYKLHSTLLARAYPSLELQSFELQGASHFSAFPFLLVDALPRVLKKARKASIETLAVKEIH, from the coding sequence TTGAACTTTATTCGTTTAGTTTTAAGTAAAACTTACGTTGTTGGTCTATTACTGACTTCAAACATATATGCAAAAGACCACAATCTTGGTCAAAGCAGCATTATTCACACTCAGACCCTAGAGCTTGCATCTACTCAAGGTAAGCATGTCTATAGCCTGCATATTCACCTGCCAAAAGACTATAACTACAGTAAGAGCGATTATCCTATTGTTATCCTAAGTGATGCAGATTTCTCCTTTCCTTTAATCAGTGGTGTTTCTACATTAATGGGGGCTCGAGATACCCTGCCTTTTATTGCTGTTGCCATCTCTTATTCTAAGGGAGATTCAGCACAACTTAGCCGCACTCGTGATTACACACCTACTTATGCTCCTAATGAGCGAGGTGCTCACTCATTAGAGGCGCAAAAGTATTCGGGCCAAGCATCGGCCTATATGGATTATATTGAAAAAGATGTGCTGCCTTATTTACTTAAACACTATCGAATTGATTTGACGAATAAGATCTATGCAGGGCACTCTTTTGGCGGCCTACTAGGCTTGAGTATTCTATTTGAACGGCCTGAGTTGTTTGATCAATATATTATTGGCAGCCCTTCTTTGTGGTATGACAACGCTGCTATTTTTAATCTGGAAAAAAATTACGCAAAAAACAATAAAGATTTAGCTGCAAATGTCCTTATGTATATAGGCGCTAATGAGAATAAAAACCGGCATAAGAACATGGTTGATGATGTATATAAACTGCACAGTACATTGCTTGCTAGAGCATATCCAAGTTTAGAACTGCAGAGCTTTGAATTGCAGGGCGCCTCGCATTTTAGCGCTTTTCCGTTTTTGCTTGTTGATGCCTTACCTCGGGTTTTAAAGAAAGCCAGAAAGGCTTCTATTGAAACACTTGCAGTTAAAGAGATTCACTAG
- a CDS encoding M23/M56 family metallopeptidase, producing MNEVAAALLASLGLSCLFYALLRYSSFRFDESRALILSLICLSLLPLLPLALFSEELQHALDLSWWQAALHESHAAETGAYVSSNSVQTTSTWYLYLEKAKATVAFWLSTFLEKSAMPMVITALILALWGLGRFVYSHLSMQAWLRSLPLADKQLFLEKQKQLLRKHKVCVLQSNKATAPFVYGRSQAKLVLPNFIYKLSREQQLLLIDHELVHIQRKDHQQLWYLRLLVSLLSYNPILRLFERAFMEAIELSCDRGVLNRHQQKQHTYSLALLECLKLSSEPLHRAVYAGFSDRKRGRAFNKKRFLHINDAPRHGHKLGRIVFVITALSMSLFANIGLASNTTALPNLQAWQPPIKKQPIQAYRVSSQFGVKQKIRNAKPHRGIDLAAKTGTAIVSANAGIVRIADDSSLHKSLGLAVLVEHEQGFSSLYSHMDSIAVDAGQLVLAGEQLGTVGSSGKSTGPHLHFELRRGEQALDPNTYIDF from the coding sequence ATGAATGAAGTTGCTGCAGCTTTATTGGCAAGTTTGGGTTTAAGTTGCCTTTTTTATGCTTTATTACGTTACAGTTCTTTTCGATTTGATGAGTCCAGAGCGTTAATACTGTCACTTATCTGTTTAAGTTTACTGCCACTGTTACCTCTGGCTTTATTTTCTGAAGAGCTGCAGCATGCTCTTGATCTCAGTTGGTGGCAGGCCGCTTTGCACGAGAGTCATGCGGCCGAAACTGGGGCTTACGTCAGCTCTAACTCTGTACAAACAACAAGTACTTGGTATTTATATTTAGAAAAAGCTAAGGCGACAGTGGCCTTTTGGTTGAGCACATTTTTAGAAAAAAGTGCTATGCCTATGGTTATTACGGCTTTGATTCTGGCTCTTTGGGGGCTGGGGCGCTTTGTTTATAGTCACTTAAGCATGCAAGCTTGGTTGAGATCGTTACCTTTAGCAGATAAACAGTTGTTTTTAGAAAAACAAAAGCAGCTTCTAAGAAAGCATAAAGTGTGTGTATTGCAAAGTAATAAAGCCACTGCGCCTTTTGTCTATGGTCGAAGCCAAGCTAAGTTGGTGCTTCCAAATTTTATTTATAAGTTAAGTCGAGAGCAGCAGCTACTACTTATCGATCATGAGCTTGTGCATATTCAGCGTAAAGACCATCAGCAGCTTTGGTACTTACGACTGCTTGTTTCTCTGCTTAGTTACAACCCAATACTGCGTTTATTTGAGCGAGCCTTTATGGAGGCGATAGAACTTAGCTGTGATCGGGGCGTATTGAACCGACACCAACAGAAGCAACATACTTACTCTTTAGCACTATTAGAGTGTTTGAAATTGAGTTCTGAGCCTCTACACAGAGCGGTTTATGCCGGGTTTTCTGATCGTAAACGGGGGCGAGCGTTTAATAAGAAACGTTTTTTACATATTAATGATGCGCCTCGACATGGCCATAAACTTGGGCGGATAGTATTTGTTATTACGGCCTTGTCTATGTCTCTATTTGCCAATATCGGTTTAGCTTCCAATACAACGGCACTGCCTAACCTACAAGCTTGGCAGCCTCCGATTAAGAAGCAGCCCATACAAGCATATAGGGTTAGCTCTCAATTTGGTGTCAAACAAAAAATCAGAAATGCTAAACCACATCGAGGCATTGATCTAGCAGCTAAGACCGGTACTGCGATAGTGAGTGCTAATGCAGGCATTGTACGTATTGCTGATGATAGTAGCCTGCATAAGAGTCTAGGTTTAGCTGTGTTGGTCGAGCATGAGCAAGGTTTTAGTAGCTTGTATTCACATATGGACAGTATCGCAGTTGATGCTGGGCAGCTGGTTTTGGCGGGTGAGCAGCTTGGCACGGTCGGCAGTAGCGGAAAAAGTACAGGACCTCATTTACATTTTGAGCTTCGTCGTGGCGAACAGGCTCTTGATCCCAACACTTATATTGATTTTTAA
- a CDS encoding BlaI/MecI/CopY family transcriptional regulator, with protein MAQPTSPELALLKSLWKSQPQTARALHEAVGEPLQWSYSTTRKVLERMGDKGLVSIARDGNKKIYIAKVEKLKTLAAYARDFASRVLELESPMPAALFGASQLVDEDELAELESLLQQKPEAEDE; from the coding sequence ATGGCCCAGCCCACTTCGCCAGAATTGGCTTTGTTAAAAAGCTTGTGGAAGTCTCAACCTCAAACTGCTCGAGCCTTGCATGAGGCTGTTGGTGAGCCGCTTCAGTGGAGTTATTCCACTACACGTAAAGTGCTAGAGCGCATGGGTGATAAAGGCTTGGTAAGCATAGCCCGCGATGGCAATAAAAAAATCTACATTGCAAAAGTAGAGAAGCTCAAAACACTAGCCGCTTATGCTCGCGATTTTGCCTCTCGAGTACTAGAACTCGAGAGCCCAATGCCCGCCGCTTTATTTGGTGCTAGCCAATTGGTTGATGAAGACGAATTAGCTGAGCTGGAAAGTTTATTGCAGCAAAAGCCGGAGGCTGAAGATGAATGA
- a CDS encoding GFA family protein: MLYQGGCHCGAVRFEIEAPDCVEVEDCNCSICKKTGFLHLILPKTKFKLLQGEQDLSLYGFNSGVAKHYFCKHCGVKSFYIPRSNPDGVDVNLRCLDQAPEMVSIQRFDGENWEANAASLAHKSKLS, from the coding sequence ATGCTTTATCAAGGTGGTTGCCATTGTGGTGCTGTGCGTTTTGAAATTGAAGCGCCAGATTGTGTTGAAGTGGAAGACTGTAATTGCTCCATCTGCAAAAAGACGGGCTTTTTACATTTAATCTTACCCAAGACTAAATTTAAGCTTTTACAAGGTGAGCAAGATCTAAGTCTTTATGGCTTTAATTCCGGTGTGGCTAAACACTATTTCTGTAAGCACTGTGGGGTAAAATCTTTTTATATTCCACGCTCCAACCCCGATGGGGTGGATGTTAATCTTCGCTGTCTAGATCAGGCGCCAGAGATGGTAAGTATTCAGCGTTTTGATGGTGAAAATTGGGAGGCTAATGCGGCGTCACTGGCTCACAAATCAAAACTGAGTTAG
- a CDS encoding mechanosensitive ion channel family protein — MLSHTRSRGTFVAFTFLLCFLSTSSCFAEGAKASAKGGNSDVDKAATLEQPKELSDAELEKQKAELEKQKVEEAKQQSYRDYYKAIHVQLKKIDALNARMKNESGLAKELSRVRLLRVNKNLSTQVTAWLNKVPKEQRAQFRVELDGDELVSFSARVLGQALKERNRLIFEEVRQHKDGLDPAKQAVADATVQQLWVDLDNNQQHYLQALNLTEQFTIDVDDQREGFKRDLNEQAETLSAGLSLSLDKSQALGMSLAVVADDKDIGRDRAIIDNRITMFSKQLTAIINLLNEMGIDTSYYDQQIILATGQVSSDILDAKVAVGIVDRMLDSAWQSLASNAPVVFFKCLIVLVIIFVAYKLSRLVRKLMTKAMNSSRVPLSSLLQRMIISSAANLIVFMGLLIALSQVGVSLGPVLAGLGVAGFIIGFALQDSMSNFASGILILLYRPFDKGDVIEAGGVLGVVKKMSLVNTTIHSLDNQTFIIPNNTIWQGTIKNLTEQRIRRVDMVFGISYSDDIAKTEKILNEILEADERVLSEPEAFVRVHELGDSSVNFVVRPWVKTEDYWEVHWAVTRAVKMRFDEQGITIPFPQMDVHHHGVNALPVAAKPPVNTGPES, encoded by the coding sequence ATGCTGAGTCATACTCGCAGCCGAGGCACCTTTGTCGCCTTTACTTTTTTATTGTGTTTTTTATCTACCTCTTCTTGTTTTGCTGAGGGTGCGAAGGCTAGTGCAAAAGGCGGAAATAGCGATGTTGATAAGGCCGCGACTCTAGAGCAGCCTAAAGAGTTAAGTGACGCTGAGCTAGAAAAGCAAAAAGCAGAGCTCGAAAAACAAAAGGTAGAAGAAGCAAAACAGCAGTCTTATCGCGATTATTACAAGGCTATTCATGTCCAGTTAAAGAAGATTGATGCGCTTAATGCGCGGATGAAGAACGAAAGCGGCCTTGCCAAAGAGTTGAGTCGTGTGCGTTTATTGCGTGTTAATAAAAATCTCTCTACGCAAGTAACGGCTTGGTTAAACAAAGTGCCAAAGGAGCAGCGAGCGCAGTTTCGAGTTGAACTCGATGGCGATGAATTGGTGAGCTTTAGTGCCCGTGTTTTGGGGCAAGCGTTAAAAGAACGTAATCGCTTGATCTTCGAAGAAGTCCGTCAGCATAAAGATGGCTTAGATCCGGCTAAACAAGCTGTTGCGGATGCGACGGTGCAGCAGCTGTGGGTCGACTTAGATAATAATCAGCAACACTACCTTCAGGCTTTGAACCTAACCGAGCAATTTACTATTGATGTCGATGATCAGAGGGAAGGGTTTAAGCGGGATTTAAATGAGCAAGCTGAAACCTTATCTGCGGGCCTAAGTTTGTCGCTTGATAAAAGCCAAGCACTTGGCATGAGCTTAGCTGTTGTTGCAGATGATAAAGACATTGGCCGCGATCGAGCTATTATCGATAACCGAATTACCATGTTTTCAAAGCAGTTGACGGCCATTATCAATCTATTGAATGAAATGGGCATTGATACAAGCTACTACGATCAGCAAATTATTCTTGCTACGGGGCAAGTCAGCTCGGATATTCTTGATGCCAAAGTGGCTGTTGGTATCGTCGATAGAATGCTTGATAGTGCTTGGCAAAGCCTTGCCAGTAATGCTCCTGTTGTATTCTTTAAGTGTTTAATTGTATTGGTTATTATTTTTGTTGCTTACAAGCTCTCGCGTTTGGTTCGAAAGCTAATGACCAAAGCGATGAACTCTTCTCGTGTACCCCTGTCATCGTTACTGCAGCGTATGATTATTTCCAGCGCAGCTAACCTTATTGTCTTTATGGGCTTATTAATTGCTCTGTCTCAGGTTGGCGTATCACTGGGGCCTGTCTTAGCTGGTCTGGGGGTTGCCGGTTTTATTATTGGCTTTGCGCTTCAGGATTCTATGTCTAACTTCGCGTCGGGGATTTTGATCTTACTGTATAGACCCTTTGATAAAGGCGATGTGATTGAAGCGGGTGGTGTACTGGGTGTTGTGAAAAAAATGAGTTTGGTTAATACCACGATACATTCGCTGGATAATCAAACCTTTATCATTCCTAATAACACCATTTGGCAGGGAACCATAAAAAACCTGACGGAGCAGCGTATTCGTCGAGTTGATATGGTTTTTGGTATTTCCTACAGTGATGATATCGCTAAAACTGAAAAGATCTTAAATGAAATCTTAGAGGCAGATGAGCGTGTGCTGAGCGAACCGGAAGCCTTTGTTCGAGTACATGAACTTGGCGATTCGTCGGTTAATTTTGTGGTTAGGCCTTGGGTGAAAACAGAAGACTATTGGGAGGTGCACTGGGCGGTCACTCGAGCTGTTAAAATGCGCTTTGATGAGCAGGGTATTACGATTCCGTTTCCACAAATGGACGTGCATCACCACGGTGTTAATGCCTTGCCTGTGGCCGCTAAGCCTCCTGTAAATACTGGACCTGAATCATAA
- a CDS encoding rhodanese-like domain-containing protein translates to MYKKLLLSLVFSIASVSALAETVWIDVRSAGEFNSGHIEGALNIVYSDIVAGVREQGIDKDDQIMLYCRSGRRSGIATDALLQAGWTGAVNRGGYAALIEAGYKSVLVDPQ, encoded by the coding sequence ATGTATAAGAAGCTGTTGTTGAGTTTAGTATTCAGCATCGCCAGTGTTAGCGCTCTTGCTGAAACTGTTTGGATTGATGTTCGCAGTGCAGGGGAGTTCAATAGTGGTCATATCGAAGGCGCTTTAAATATTGTGTATAGCGATATTGTCGCTGGTGTTCGAGAGCAGGGTATCGATAAAGATGACCAGATTATGCTCTATTGTCGCAGCGGCCGCCGCTCAGGCATTGCTACGGATGCTTTACTGCAAGCAGGCTGGACTGGCGCAGTCAATCGTGGAGGCTATGCAGCCCTGATTGAAGCAGGGTATAAGAGCGTACTCGTCGACCCTCAGTAA